In the genome of Entelurus aequoreus isolate RoL-2023_Sb linkage group LG15, RoL_Eaeq_v1.1, whole genome shotgun sequence, one region contains:
- the LOC133630498 gene encoding uncharacterized protein LOC133630498, translating to MMARTYTVGVAEFKERWPALFEPFQINEELRRCTAVPLESTFMSQLDRYTPKLLELFSAKGGVTGQRIKNLLMELIQDPSASAVMKRDVTLRCLIEYTGESGQELISDYCGTAETTVHEDLEMKNMSIYICREPNAVGIIIEGVPVLTHLGNLAKACCLLLGLTYALNLEYPSKLSKTFEVFQRLFVGLDTRDDTRNRFSRLFDKKRTESSDSNPFLRTGTGYRDHYSKGKELILYSNPVPTRNAPWDITRNDVT from the exons ATGATGGCCAGAACGTATACAGTTGG GGTGGCAGAATTTAAGGAAAGATGGCCTGCCCTCTTCGAACCATTCCAG ATTAATGAAGAGTTGCGAAGGTGCACTGCTGTTCCACTGGAATCAACATTTATGTCCCAGCTGGACAGGTACACTCCGAAACTCCTGGAGCTCTTCAGTGCAAAAGGAGGAGTGACTGGTCAGCGCATCAAGAACTTGTTGATGGAACTGATACAG GACCCAAGTGCCTCTGCAGTGATGAAAAGAGATGTGACTCTGAGATGCCTCATAGAGTACACGGGAGAGAGTGGACAGGAGCTAATCTCTGACTACTGT GGAACTGCAGAGACCACTGTTCATGAGGACCTGGAAATGAagaatatgagcatctacatctgtCGTGAGCCAAATGCAGTAGGAATCATCATTGAGGGAGTACCAGTCCTTACTCATCTTGGAAACCTGGCCAAAGCATGCTGCCTACTTCTGGGGTTGACGTATGCACTTAATCTGGAGTATCCATCCaaactttccaaaacatttgAGGTGTTTCAAAGACTTTTTGTGGGACTCGACaccagggatgatactcgaaaccggttttcccggttgtttgataagaaaagaaccgagtcctcggactccaatccctttttgagaaccggtaccggttatcgagaccactatagtaaaggaaaagagttgattctttattcgaatcccgtcccgaccagaaatgctccgtgggacatcacaagaaatgacgtcacgtag